The Hippoglossus hippoglossus isolate fHipHip1 chromosome 21, fHipHip1.pri, whole genome shotgun sequence genome contains a region encoding:
- the rbm44 gene encoding RNA-binding protein 44 isoform X2 has protein sequence MDVLVIKAALADRQTRDKQLKEENSKTRRAVTCVPQGGDANHDANKPEEKQTRAACKELNMSESWFDAEEDLQPAGAADRGQDTTTISEGPTDESPCEEAESSVLCVTNLPTNVTESEVKTWFEKYHPSEVIFPVLKKDLRVAIVTVTGLQSAEAAARELNGFSVKGRTLHVEHINRAVGGSQSLSQASGSIGESSQEAQTDPSSTERKLPLGSSTKSRTVVCIVPTAKATFVPQHYGTMGSFDTLMAALTLHHPAVGRQRIVNALVELTAKHRGALCGLPLGRIREMTSELLTRPENVP, from the exons ATGGATGTCCTGGTGATCAAAGCAGCGTTGGC GGATCGTCAGACTCGGGACAAACAGCTGAAGGAGGAGAACAGCAAAACAAGGAGAGCTGTCACTTGTGTCCCTCAGGGAGGAGATGCTAACCATGATGCCAACAAGCCAGAAGAAAAGCAGACCA GAGCTGCATGCAAAGAGCTCAACATGAGCGAGTCATGGTTCGATGCTGAAGAAGACCTGCagcctgcaggagctgctgacaGGGGACAGGACACCACCACGATCTCAGAAGGTCCAACTGATG AATCTCCCTGTGAGGAGGCTGAGAGCTCAGTGCTCTGCGTCACTAACCTTCCCACAAACGTGACAGAG AGTGAAGTGAAGACGTGGTTTGAGAAGTACCATCCCTCTGAAGTCATCTTCCCTGTTTTAAAGAAAGATCTGAG AGTTGCCATAGTGACGGTAACTGGCCTCCAGTCTGCCGAGGCTGCGGCGAGGGAGCTGAATGGCTTCAGCGTGAAGGGCCGTACTTTACATGTGGAGCACATCAACAGAGCCGTCGGtgggagccagagtctgagcCAGGCCTCAGGCAGCATCGGGGAGTCCTCACAGGAAGCCCAGACTGACCCCAGTAGCACTGAGAGGAAG CTGCCTCTGGGCTCCAGCACCAAGAGCAGGACGGTGGTCTGCATCGTGCCCACAGCAAAGGCGACGTTTGTGCCCCAACACTACGGCACCATGGGCAGCTTCGATACCCTGATGGCAGCGCTGACTCTGCACCACCCGGCTGTCGGGAGGCAGAGGATTGTCAATGCTCTGGTGGAACTGACGGCCAAGCACCGGGGGGCCCTCTGTGGCCTGCCGCTCGGGAGAATCAGGGAGATGACCTCCGAGCTTCTGACCAGGCCAGAGAATGTCCCGTAG
- the LOC117755191 gene encoding RNA-binding protein 44-like isoform X1 produces the protein MATHQTVWPCFPVTFPCELLLPGQSYAANRYAGVAVHPRPIPVLYDAVIQKPCPSKSQCRKPCPKTYRKFLLQRSVFDLVEAHRYLSLTDQKLQGWYFGLTPEDRKIILDEGGFHQFLQRHSALELSTYHVYVKLDNRERIAPVQPTITCNQQISKTPGAKKCRCGKMQISHTHSDDKYETQVCHW, from the exons ATGGCGACACACCAG ACGGTGTGGCCGTGTTTCCCGGTGACCTTCCCCtgcgagctgctgctgcccgggCAGAGCTACGCGGCTAATCGGTACGCGGGCGTGGCGGTGCACCCCCGGCCGATCCCGGTCCTCTACGACGCGGTGATCCAGAAGCCGTGTCCCA GTAAGTCCCAGTGCAGAAAACCGTGTCCCA aaacgtaCAGGAAGTTCCTGCTGCAAAG GTCTGTGTTCGACTTGGTGGAGGCTCATCGCTACCTGTCGCTCACTGACCAGAAGCTGCAGGGCTGGTATTTCGGTCTGACTCCGGAGGACAGAAAGATCATACTGG ATGAAGGAGGGTTTCACCAGTTTCTGCAGAGACACTCTGCGTTGGAACTGTCTACATATCATGTTTATGTGAAGT TAGATAACAGGGAAAGGATCGCTCCTGTCCAGCCGACCATCACATGCAACCAACAGAT ATCCAAAACACCAGGAGCAAAGAAGTGCAGATGTGGTAAAATGCAAatctcacacacgcacagtgatGACAAATATGAAACACAAGTCTGTCACTGGTAG
- the LOC117755191 gene encoding RNA-binding protein 44-like isoform X2, with translation MATHQTVWPCFPVTFPCELLLPGQSYAANRYAGVAVHPRPIPVLYDAVIQKPCPSKSQCRKPCPKTYRKFLLQRSVFDLVEAHRYLSLTDQKLQGWYFGLTPEDRKIILDEGGFHQFLQRHSALELSTYHVYVKLDNRERIAPVQPTITCNQQISKTPGAKKCRCGKMQISHTHSDDKYETQVCHW, from the exons ATGGCGACACACCAG ACGGTGTGGCCGTGTTTCCCGGTGACCTTCCCCtgcgagctgctgctgcccgggCAGAGCTACGCGGCTAATCGGTACGCGGGCGTGGCGGTGCACCCCCGGCCGATCCCGGTCCTCTACGACGCGGTGATCCAGAAGCCGTGTC CCAGTAAGTCCCAGTGCAGAAAACCGTGTCCCA aaacgtaCAGGAAGTTCCTGCTGCAAAG GTCTGTGTTCGACTTGGTGGAGGCTCATCGCTACCTGTCGCTCACTGACCAGAAGCTGCAGGGCTGGTATTTCGGTCTGACTCCGGAGGACAGAAAGATCATACTGG ATGAAGGAGGGTTTCACCAGTTTCTGCAGAGACACTCTGCGTTGGAACTGTCTACATATCATGTTTATGTGAAGT TAGATAACAGGGAAAGGATCGCTCCTGTCCAGCCGACCATCACATGCAACCAACAGAT ATCCAAAACACCAGGAGCAAAGAAGTGCAGATGTGGTAAAATGCAAatctcacacacgcacagtgatGACAAATATGAAACACAAGTCTGTCACTGGTAG
- the LOC117755191 gene encoding RNA-binding protein 44-like isoform X3 yields the protein MATHQTVWPCFPVTFPCELLLPGQSYAANRYAGVAVHPRPIPVLYDAVIQKPCPSKSQCRKPCPKTYRKFLLQRSVFDLVEAHRYLSLTDQKLQGWYFGLTPEDRKIILDEGGFHQFLQRHSALELSTYHVYVKYNRERIAPVQPTITCNQQISKTPGAKKCRCGKMQISHTHSDDKYETQVCHW from the exons ATGGCGACACACCAG ACGGTGTGGCCGTGTTTCCCGGTGACCTTCCCCtgcgagctgctgctgcccgggCAGAGCTACGCGGCTAATCGGTACGCGGGCGTGGCGGTGCACCCCCGGCCGATCCCGGTCCTCTACGACGCGGTGATCCAGAAGCCGTGTCCCA GTAAGTCCCAGTGCAGAAAACCGTGTCCCA aaacgtaCAGGAAGTTCCTGCTGCAAAG GTCTGTGTTCGACTTGGTGGAGGCTCATCGCTACCTGTCGCTCACTGACCAGAAGCTGCAGGGCTGGTATTTCGGTCTGACTCCGGAGGACAGAAAGATCATACTGG ATGAAGGAGGGTTTCACCAGTTTCTGCAGAGACACTCTGCGTTGGAACTGTCTACATATCATGTTTATGTGAAGT ATAACAGGGAAAGGATCGCTCCTGTCCAGCCGACCATCACATGCAACCAACAGAT ATCCAAAACACCAGGAGCAAAGAAGTGCAGATGTGGTAAAATGCAAatctcacacacgcacagtgatGACAAATATGAAACACAAGTCTGTCACTGGTAG
- the LOC117755191 gene encoding RNA-binding protein 44-like isoform X4 translates to MATHQTVWPCFPVTFPCELLLPGQSYAANRYAGVAVHPRPIPVLYDAVIQKPCPKTYRKFLLQRSVFDLVEAHRYLSLTDQKLQGWYFGLTPEDRKIILDEGGFHQFLQRHSALELSTYHVYVKLDNRERIAPVQPTITCNQQISKTPGAKKCRCGKMQISHTHSDDKYETQVCHW, encoded by the exons ATGGCGACACACCAG ACGGTGTGGCCGTGTTTCCCGGTGACCTTCCCCtgcgagctgctgctgcccgggCAGAGCTACGCGGCTAATCGGTACGCGGGCGTGGCGGTGCACCCCCGGCCGATCCCGGTCCTCTACGACGCGGTGATCCAGAAGCCGTGTCCCA aaacgtaCAGGAAGTTCCTGCTGCAAAG GTCTGTGTTCGACTTGGTGGAGGCTCATCGCTACCTGTCGCTCACTGACCAGAAGCTGCAGGGCTGGTATTTCGGTCTGACTCCGGAGGACAGAAAGATCATACTGG ATGAAGGAGGGTTTCACCAGTTTCTGCAGAGACACTCTGCGTTGGAACTGTCTACATATCATGTTTATGTGAAGT TAGATAACAGGGAAAGGATCGCTCCTGTCCAGCCGACCATCACATGCAACCAACAGAT ATCCAAAACACCAGGAGCAAAGAAGTGCAGATGTGGTAAAATGCAAatctcacacacgcacagtgatGACAAATATGAAACACAAGTCTGTCACTGGTAG
- the rbm44 gene encoding RNA-binding protein 44 isoform X1: MDVLVIKAALASRYQTRDKQLKEENSKTRRAVTCVPQGGDANHDANKPEEKQTRAACKELNMSESWFDAEEDLQPAGAADRGQDTTTISEGPTDESPCEEAESSVLCVTNLPTNVTESEVKTWFEKYHPSEVIFPVLKKDLRVAIVTVTGLQSAEAAARELNGFSVKGRTLHVEHINRAVGGSQSLSQASGSIGESSQEAQTDPSSTERKLPLGSSTKSRTVVCIVPTAKATFVPQHYGTMGSFDTLMAALTLHHPAVGRQRIVNALVELTAKHRGALCGLPLGRIREMTSELLTRPENVP; this comes from the exons ATGGATGTCCTGGTGATCAAAGCAGCGTTGGCTTCCAGGTA TCAGACTCGGGACAAACAGCTGAAGGAGGAGAACAGCAAAACAAGGAGAGCTGTCACTTGTGTCCCTCAGGGAGGAGATGCTAACCATGATGCCAACAAGCCAGAAGAAAAGCAGACCA GAGCTGCATGCAAAGAGCTCAACATGAGCGAGTCATGGTTCGATGCTGAAGAAGACCTGCagcctgcaggagctgctgacaGGGGACAGGACACCACCACGATCTCAGAAGGTCCAACTGATG AATCTCCCTGTGAGGAGGCTGAGAGCTCAGTGCTCTGCGTCACTAACCTTCCCACAAACGTGACAGAG AGTGAAGTGAAGACGTGGTTTGAGAAGTACCATCCCTCTGAAGTCATCTTCCCTGTTTTAAAGAAAGATCTGAG AGTTGCCATAGTGACGGTAACTGGCCTCCAGTCTGCCGAGGCTGCGGCGAGGGAGCTGAATGGCTTCAGCGTGAAGGGCCGTACTTTACATGTGGAGCACATCAACAGAGCCGTCGGtgggagccagagtctgagcCAGGCCTCAGGCAGCATCGGGGAGTCCTCACAGGAAGCCCAGACTGACCCCAGTAGCACTGAGAGGAAG CTGCCTCTGGGCTCCAGCACCAAGAGCAGGACGGTGGTCTGCATCGTGCCCACAGCAAAGGCGACGTTTGTGCCCCAACACTACGGCACCATGGGCAGCTTCGATACCCTGATGGCAGCGCTGACTCTGCACCACCCGGCTGTCGGGAGGCAGAGGATTGTCAATGCTCTGGTGGAACTGACGGCCAAGCACCGGGGGGCCCTCTGTGGCCTGCCGCTCGGGAGAATCAGGGAGATGACCTCCGAGCTTCTGACCAGGCCAGAGAATGTCCCGTAG